CTACCCGCGCGGCGGCGGCGCGTACCGCATGTACTCCATCAAGGGGAGCTACTTCTTCAACCCCACCCCGAGCTTCAACGCCGGCAACCTCGGTACCGCCGCCTCGGGCCTCCAGCTGCGCGCCGGTGACTTCAACGGCGACGGCCGCGATGACCTGATGATCATCAACGGGTACCGCCAGGTCATCTATTACGTCTCCGTCTGGGACGGCACGTACCACACCTTCTGGTGGGCCTTCAGCAGCGCCAGCGGCTTCGTCGGCGTGGATGATCAGGTCACCGTCGCCCGCATCGACGACAACGCCTCCGACGACTTCGTCCTGCGCAACAAGGTTACCGGCAGCACGCGCTTCCACCGCATGGACTACAACGGCGGCTACCCGCCGGCCATCACCTACCCCGGGCTCGGGCAGATCAGCGCCGCGGGCAACAGCCAGATCTTCTGGGGTTACATGCACGGCTCGCTCAGCGAGCCCGGCGCCTACTGGCGCGACGATGCCATGGTCTACGAGCAGGGCTGGAATGGCTTCGCTCGCGCCGACGCGCGCTGGGACGGCTCGCAGCTGACCTACTGGTGGACGTACAACCAGTACGCGCCCAACAACCACACGGGCTGGGCCTCGTTCTCCGCGAAGCCCTGGCTGCTGCTCAAGTGCAAGTTCTCGGACATCGCCACCACGCCGCAGACCGACCAGTTCTACCGCGACCTGATGTACAGCGCGCTCGTCCCGTACTGGCGCGAGGTGTCCTACGGCTCGTGGGACCTGTCCGGCAGCACGGTGAAGGACGGTTGGTACACGATGTCCATCACCAACGCCGCCTGGTCGCAGTCGACGGTGAGCCGCTGGGATCGCGTGGGCTACTGCATGAACGCCTACGGCGGCTCGACGGCCGGCTATGTCAACGTGATCGGCCTCGTGAATGGCGAGGGTGATGCCGGCAACCATGGAGGCCGCGTGCTCGCCACGCCCAACAGCTCCAACTCCACGTTCCTCGCCCACGAGACGGGCCACACGTTCGGCTGGTGGGACCACTCGTTCGACGACACCACGCGCAAGAACTCCGACTGGTCGGCCCCGGGCGAGTACTTCGACTACTGGGACATCATGAGCGCGATGGCCGTCTACGGCTTCTCGCACCCGCAGGGCGTGCTCGCCGGCCCGGAGATGAACGCGCCGTACAGGACGAAGCAGTCGTTCATCCCCGCGCACCGCCAGACGCGGCTCGTCCCCGCCACCAGCTACCAGACGTGGCGCTCGAACATCGCCGCGCTCAACCGTCCCGAGGCCAACGGCCCCCTGATGGTGCGCATCGGCAACGACGACGCGAACTACTACACCATCGAGTACCGCATGCCGAGCGGCTGGGATCAGGGCATCCCGCGCGCCACCGTCCTCGTCCACCGCGTCACCAATGGCATCTCGGTGCTCATCACCGCCAACGGTGGCCCCGAGCGCCTGGTCGGCTCGACGAGCAGCTATCCGCTGGGTGGCCGCACCTTCTCGGTGACGGTCAACGCGTTCGCCGGCGCGGGCTACACCGCCGACGTCAGCGTCACGTACTGACGCAATACCGTCTCACTTCGTCAGAAAAGCCCCCGCCGCGGCGCCAGGATTCAGCGCCACGGCGGGGGTTCACGTTTGAAGGAGACAGCCGCTCCTCGGCGCGGCGCTTCTACCCGGGTGGGGGGCTCGGAACCCTGGAGCGGCGCCATCGCCGGTACCCGGCACGAGCGGTGACACCGGCCAGGCCCAACGCCCCCAGTGCCAGAACCGCCATCAGGAACGAGGAGCCGCGGCGCTCGGCCATCTGACGCGAGCTCTGACAGACGACACAGTCGAAGCTTCGCGATTGGCGCCGGGGGGCACTGTCTTCGTCTTCGAGGTTGAGTGTGTCAGGAAGGAAGCGAGGCCACGAGCCGGGGAAGCAGCTCCTCCGCCCGCTCCGCCAGGACGTGGATGTGTGAAGCCGGCTGGTTCCCGGCGGGATCGATGCTGAAGACGGGGATGCGGCGCTTCAGGGCCAGGGCGCTGACCGCCGCCGTCACCCCAACAGAGAATGAGGTTCCGACGAAGACAATCAGGCGGCTGTTCCGCGCATGATGGAGCACCCGCTCGAACTGGTACGCCTCGTGCTCCGCGTAGAGCTCGTCGAACCAGAGGACGTGAGGGCGAAGCTTGCTCTGGCAGAGGGGACAGCGCGGCACGGCGTCACGGCTCGGGTGGGCATGGAGCGGCCCGAAGTCCACCGCCGCCATGGGATACGTGCCCCGCGGCGGGCCGTTGGCGCAGTTCCGGCGCGTGCAGCGTGCCTGGTCCAGGCTGCCGTGGACCTTCACCAGTGCGCGGCTCCCCGCCTGCTCATGGAGCGTATCGACGTTCTGGGTGACGAGGAGGAACGCGCGGCCCTGGCGCTCCTGCCAGCGCTCCCACTCGGCGAGGGCGAGGTGGGCCGCGTTGGGTTTCGCGCCTCGCGCCCGCTCAAAGCGCCTGAGGTACCACAACCAGGACTCGTCTGGAGCCCGCTTGAAGAAAGCGCGAGTGCCCTTCTCGGTCACGTCATTGGCCCACACCGCATCAGGGTCCGTCCCGCGAAACGTGGGAATGCCGCTGGCGAGGCTGACGCCCGCACCCGTGATGACGAGGACGGCCTCGCCCAGGGGCCCACGCGCCGCCGCGAGAAACTCCTCGACTCCCTGGGGTGCCGGTACGTGCCGTCTCTTCACTGTTTCCATCCCTGCCCGATGCGCCAAACACCGCCAATACCAGTCCGATGACCCAGCGCCGGAATGCTGTTGCGACTGGAGTGCCTACAGTCTCTCTACCGACGGAAGGTACGCCAGCACCTGACGCCTGCCTTCACGCATGACGGGGTCATCCAAAAGGATTGGCGCCGGGCAGCGCAAGAGGATTGGGCTCGCCCCTCACCTCCCCCACCGGCCGGGCAGGAGGGCCGTGGGCCCACGCGTGACATTTCGACGCTCCGTGGACTGACTTTCCATCTCGATACGAGGGGAGAGAATCCATGAAGGCCGTTGCCCTGAAGCGCTACCTGCCGAG
The sequence above is drawn from the Archangium gephyra genome and encodes:
- a CDS encoding SIR2 family NAD-dependent protein deacylase, giving the protein MKRRHVPAPQGVEEFLAAARGPLGEAVLVITGAGVSLASGIPTFRGTDPDAVWANDVTEKGTRAFFKRAPDESWLWYLRRFERARGAKPNAAHLALAEWERWQERQGRAFLLVTQNVDTLHEQAGSRALVKVHGSLDQARCTRRNCANGPPRGTYPMAAVDFGPLHAHPSRDAVPRCPLCQSKLRPHVLWFDELYAEHEAYQFERVLHHARNSRLIVFVGTSFSVGVTAAVSALALKRRIPVFSIDPAGNQPASHIHVLAERAEELLPRLVASLPS
- a CDS encoding FG-GAP-like repeat-containing protein gives rise to the protein MSHRRSPVGSLPGRWSIPLALTLASLLTGCGGPLEADVPAHRSSESEPHPLVNPVAPAAPMHESIADTVLCDAERCAGMEPGRSVSAAALYRTGKHGRGTNTQLPIPQNLQLADIDADGFSDFVQFSSNKLFVSKTDFNKTGILHLYANRPIKRVLLGDFSGGGSDQTCTITDDNALACYGVSPDRRELWWWFTQGSFLGDNEDAIVADFDNDGRDDVLVYPRGGGAYRMYSIKGSYFFNPTPSFNAGNLGTAASGLQLRAGDFNGDGRDDLMIINGYRQVIYYVSVWDGTYHTFWWAFSSASGFVGVDDQVTVARIDDNASDDFVLRNKVTGSTRFHRMDYNGGYPPAITYPGLGQISAAGNSQIFWGYMHGSLSEPGAYWRDDAMVYEQGWNGFARADARWDGSQLTYWWTYNQYAPNNHTGWASFSAKPWLLLKCKFSDIATTPQTDQFYRDLMYSALVPYWREVSYGSWDLSGSTVKDGWYTMSITNAAWSQSTVSRWDRVGYCMNAYGGSTAGYVNVIGLVNGEGDAGNHGGRVLATPNSSNSTFLAHETGHTFGWWDHSFDDTTRKNSDWSAPGEYFDYWDIMSAMAVYGFSHPQGVLAGPEMNAPYRTKQSFIPAHRQTRLVPATSYQTWRSNIAALNRPEANGPLMVRIGNDDANYYTIEYRMPSGWDQGIPRATVLVHRVTNGISVLITANGGPERLVGSTSSYPLGGRTFSVTVNAFAGAGYTADVSVTY